The following proteins come from a genomic window of Musa acuminata AAA Group cultivar baxijiao chromosome BXJ1-7, Cavendish_Baxijiao_AAA, whole genome shotgun sequence:
- the LOC135585599 gene encoding beta-galactosidase-like: MGLEPMTLECGRRLSTLLLLAVTLVVVSPPWLSSPVDASVSYDHKAIIINGQRRILISGSIHYPRSTPEMWPDLIQKAKDGGLDVIQTYVFWNGHEPSPGQYYFGGNYDLVRFIKLVKQAGLYVHLRIGPYVCAEWNFGGFPVWLKYVPGINFRTDNGPFKAAMAKFTEKIVAMMKSEGLFESQGGPIILSQIENEYGPVEYYGGAAAKNYLSWAAQMAVGLNTGVPRVMCKQDDAPDPVINACNGFYCDYFSPNKPYKPTMWTEAWTGWFTAFGGPVPHRPVEDLAFAVARFIQKGGSFVNYYMYHGGTNFGRTAGGPFISTSYDYDAPIDEYGLLRQPKWGHLRDLHKAIKMCEPALVSGDPTVTKLGNYQEAHVYRSKSGSCAAFLSNFNPHSYASVTFNGMKYNIPSWSISILPDCKTSVFNTAKVGAPTSQIKMTWVGGFSWESFSEDTNSLGDNSFTKDGLVEQISMTWDRTDYLWYTSYVNIDSNEQFLKNGRYPFLTVMSAGHSMHVFINGERAGTVSGSLDNPKLTFTENVKLWAGSNKISILSVAVGLPNVGNHFETWNAGVLGPVTLEGLNEGKRDLSSQEWIYQIGLRGESLSIHTLSGSSSVEWGGASTKQPLTWYKAFFNAPAGNEPLALDMSSMGKGQIWINGQSIGRYWPAYKAYGSCDWCDYRGTYNEKKCQSNCGEPSQKWYHVPRAWLNPTGNLLVVFEEWGGDPTGISMVKRVAL; encoded by the exons ATGGGCCTCGAGCCTATGACGCTTGAATGCGGCCGCAGACTGTCGACGCTGCTGCTACTGGCGGTGACGTTGGTGGTGGTGTCGCCGCCGTGGCTTTCCTCTCCGGTCGATGCCTCCGTTTCATACGACCACAAGGCTATCATCATCAATGGGCAGAGGAGGATTCTAATCTCCGGTTCCATTCACTACCCCAGGAGCACCCCGGAG ATGTGGCCGGATCTTATCCAGAAGGCTAAAGATGGCGGCTTGGATGTTATCCAGACCTATGTGTTCTGGAACGGCCACGAGCCGTCCCCTGGTCAG TATTATTTTGGTGGTAATTACGACCTGGTTCGCTTCATCAAGCTGGTGAAGCAGGCTGGCCTCTATGTTCATCTCCGGATTGGTCCTTATGTTTGTGCCGAATGGAACTTTGG GGGATTTCCTGTCTGGCTAAAATATGTTCCTGGCATCAATTTCAGGACCGACAATGGACCTTTCAAG GCGGCCATGGCGAAGTTCACAGAGAAGATTGTCGCCATGATGAAGTCTGAAGGATTATTTGAATCACAGGGTGGTCCCATTATCCTCTCTCAG ATTGAAAACGAATATGGTCCAGTGGAGTACTATGGCGGAGCTGCAGCCAAGAACTACCTAAGCTGGGCTGCTCAAATGGCAGTGGGTCTCAACACCGGTGTGCCGCGGGTCATGTGCAAGCAAGATGATGCACCTGATCCAGTG ATCAATGCCTGCAATGGGTTCTACTGTGATTATTTCTCACCAAACAAGCCTTATAAACCTACTATGTGGACTGAAGCATGGACTGGCTG GTTCACTGCTTTCGGGGGTCCAGTTCCTCACAGACCTGTTGAGGACTTGGCTTTTGCCGTTGCAAGGTTTATACAGAAGGGTGGATCCTTCGTTAACTACTATATG TACCATGGAGGAACAAACTTCGGTAGGACGGCTGGTGGTCCTTTTATTTCGACGAGCTATGACTATGATGCCCCAATTGATGAATACG GTCTGTTGAGGCAGCCGAAATGGGGACATCTGAGAGACCTGCATAAAGCAATCAAAATGTGTGAACCAGCTCTTGTGTCTGGGGATCCCACAGTGACAAAACTCGGAAATTATCAGGAG GCACATGTATACAGATCAAAGTCAGGCTCATGTGCTGCATTCCTTTCTAATTTCAACCCACATTCTTATGCAAGTGTTACTTTCAATGGAATGAAGTATAATATTCCATCTTGGTCCATCAGCATTCTTCCTGACTGCAAAACCTCAGTGTTCAACACTGCAAAG GTAGGAGCCCCAACATCGCAGATTAAAATGACTTGGGTTGGTGGATTTTCTTGGGAGTCCTTCAGTGAGGATACCAACTCACTGGGGGATAACTCATTCACAAAAGATGGATTGGTGGAGCAGATAAGCATGACATGGGATCGGACAGACTACCTGTGGTACACTTCATA TGTTAACATAGACTCAAATGAACAATTCTTGAAGAATGGCCGATACCCTTTCCTGACTGTGATGTCGGCAGGCCATTCTATGCATGTTTTCATCAATGGAGAACGGGCCG GGACTGTCTCTGGTAGTTTGGACAATCCAAAGCTGACTTTCACAGAAAATGTGAAGTTGTGGGCAGGAAGCAACAAAATCTCGATTCTAAGTGTCGCTGTTGGTCTTCCT AATGTTGGCAACCACTTTGAGACATGGAATGCTGGTGTTCTTGGTCCAGTGACTCTGGAAGGTCTCAATGAAGGAAAGAGAGACCTTTCATCACAGGAATGGATTTACCAG ATCGGCCTGAGAGGTGAATCCCTGAGCATCCATACACTTAGTGGCAGTTCTTCCGTTGAGTGGGGAGGTGCATCAACAAAGCAGCCCTTGACTTGGTACAAG GCTTTCTTTAATGCTCCAGCTGGGAACGAGCCATTGGCATTAGACATGAGTAGCATGGGCAAGGGTCAGATATGGATCAATGGACAAAGCATTGGCAGATACTGGCCTGCCTATAAGGCATATGGTTCTTGTGATTGGTGTGATTACAGAGGGACATACAACGAGAAGAAGTGCCAGAGTAATTGTGGGGAGCCTTCTCAAAAATG GTATCATGTTCCTCGCGCTTGGCTGAACCCAACTGGAAACTTGTTGGTTGTGTTTGAAGAGTGGGGTGGTGATCCAACTGGGATTTCAATGGTGAAAAGAGTAGCGCTATGA
- the LOC135678510 gene encoding uncharacterized protein LOC135678510 — MENGERRPTAEEVIARLKDDGDFDSLRLKIIRKVKENEELRSSIVSEVRQSMVLNEDGSEKLKLRQLSDAIYQELGSKIMGQISDEVWKVIKSCENDIRGTVESVYDRIVKPEVNKQDSVSPQKRLPVGDEKDQASLVAPSTCETNVSDGNEQMEVPPGFCSTDQPSSKVEHTMMLHDEQPHSSNEALNDPEQIDAVPPGFGPPVNSSIIPVGVSDEDPDVPPGFG; from the exons ATGGAGAACGGCGAAAGGCGGCCGACTGCGGAGGAGGTGATCGCGAGGCTGAAGGATGACGGTGACTTCGACTCCCTCCGTCTCAAGATCATCCGCAAAGTTAAAGAAAAT GAGGAACTGCGTAGCAGCATTGTATCCGAGGTGAGACAATCAATGGTACTTAATGAAGATGGTTCTGAGAAATTGAAGCTAAGACAACTTTCTGATGCTATTTATCAAGAGCTTGG AAGCAAAATCATGGGACAAATTTCAGATGAGGTGTGGAAGGTTATCAAATCATGTGAAAATGATATTAGAGGTACTGTGGAGTCTGTATATGATAGAATTGTTAAACCAGAAGTGAATAAACAAGACAGCGTTTCTCCTCAAAAAAGACTACCTGTTGGTGACGAAAAGGATCAAGCTTCTCTCGTAGCACCTTCTACATGTGAGACGAATGTGTCTGATGGAAATGAACAAATGGAAGTACCGCCAGGGTTTTGTTCAACTGATCAGCCAAGCAGCAAAGTTGAACACACCATGATGCTTCATGATGAGCAACCACACTCATCAAATGAAGCGCTCAATGACCCAGAACAGATTGATGCTGTGCCACCCGGTTTTGGTCCACCGGTTAATTCTTCCATCATTCCAGTTGGTGTCAGCGATGAGGACCCTGATGTGCCTCCAGGTTTTGGGTAA